DNA from Hypanus sabinus isolate sHypSab1 chromosome 16, sHypSab1.hap1, whole genome shotgun sequence:
tggaatccactgtatttccagttgtaatttatatttttttgaatgtgttgcactgtactactgctgcaaaacaacaaagttcacaaCATGCAGTAAGttagagatattaaacctgattctgaaaacctAGAACAGGAGAAAGCCCTTTATCTGATCAAGTTACATTCACAAAACATTTATCACTATGAACCTTGTCATACACTAATTAAAATACATGAGCTGCTCTATTCGCATTATTCTAACATTAAGCTCCCCTTTTAGCTAGATGTAGGTCTAATCTCCTATTAAGAGATACTGGTTGATATCAATGTCCAGTCCCTGAGTCTTTGCCATAAATGATCTTCTGTGTGAAGGACACTGCTGAACTGAAACAACCAGTGAAAGTCAGAACACAAATGCTTGTGGAATCAAGCCTATTACTCCTTGTGGTTTAGTACTTCAACAATGTGGTTATCCGTCACCACTAATCGGAACAATTGCAATACTGAGCAGGAGTTAGTAAGAATTTGGCCTGGACCTCAGATCAGCAAATGGTGCTGGAAGCAACAGCGGCTACAGACCATTGATATAGTTCTACAGGTACTAGAATGGTAAGCCTAGTCCATGCATGACCATACGTGGCTTGACTAGGGAGGGTTGACAATCAGTGGTCAGCTACATCCCAGTTTTGTCCAGAGGCCAAAGAGGTGGTTGGATTCTTGTCCACCTACCTGCCCCCACTGATCTTGAGTTGGATGTGCCCTAGTGGATTTTGGCCCAGATAGCATAAACATGAGATAAATGGCACTCTGGTGCCCTGTTTAAAGCTCTGTTAGGAAGTGTAAATGTACTTTGCTGTGGAATCCTTCTCTATACTTGCATGTCTCACCTCTCATGCATTTCTGTAGCAGGATTTTCAGCCTGGTTGGCGGTATCTGTTGACTGCACCTGATTTTCTGCTTGCTGGCTGGATTGTTGTGGTTTGGCCAGGTTTGAGGACAGCTCTGTTAAATGTTCAATCCGTTTGTCTATCATCAAGCTAATCCTGTCCTCTTCGATGTTGCTGCTCATGTTGAGCTTCCTCACCTCCTCTGTGAAAGATACATGCAGCAATGAGACGGAAACTCCCTCGATGTCTGTCAATTCTAAGAACTGGTTTCTGGAGAAGACCTACCATGGCCACCTCAAGGCTTCCAGGTTGGGGTGCATTATAACATTATAAACATGTTGAATCACCTCACCTCAgccccacagatgctggaaggaGGTTTTCCCTACTGAATGTCCATATTTCTCATTTGAACACAAGAAAACAGGAACGGCCTGCTCTGCCAAAGATGCTCTTGGCTGATCTGCCCCAACCTTCATCTCCCCACCTGTCACAGTACTCTGTCTGGAGACTTGATGTCAGGAGAAAAATCAATGATACAGGCCAGAATTATAACTAAATGAATATTATCTGATCCTTGTGCATTCTGGACAATAATTTCATATTTGTCTCAATTCAACAGTGtacatggaggaactcagctgaggTTGGGATTGGGCTTGGCTTTGAGTAGATTTCCCCACTGATTGAACAACCTGCTGGGGTTGACCGGCTGGACACAACAGTGAGTGCTGAAGGGAAATAGGAATGTCAGCAAGAATTAACACCAATACCATGACGGGGATGGGGTGGCTTTCAAAATTAGTTGGAGGTCCACCTTTCAGATGAGCTCCATCTCTCCCAGGATGGACATAAACGACGCCACAACATCACAAGTTACCCAGACTAAAAGACAGGAGGCCTGTCTGCATGCgtgagtgggtgggaaaggggcttaGTTTAcagttattttgtattttattgttGTTGATGATGCTTGAGTTGTTCTTCTGAACATTATGGGCATGCCACAtgggtgctggaatgtgtggtgacacttacgCCCTGtcttcagcacatccttgggtgtgttggttgttaacacaaacgacatgtgtgcacatgtgataaataaatcagaatcgGAACCTCAGCCACACAGACCATCAAGTACCCATTTGAATGTATCCTACACTAGTTCAATATTTTTTGAATGATCCCCAAATTCCCATCGATTTCCAACCCCCTGCCCAACATTATACCACGTGCCTGGAACCTTTGGAAaagttacagtgaccaattaaccaaccaaccggCTTGTCTTTggagtgggagaaaactggaataccttggggaaacccacatggccacagggagaatgcgCAAACTCCGTTCAGACAGCACTCACGGTTAGGACTGATCCTGGGTCACTCCACTGGCTGTGCTTCTATGCCTGAGGTACTGAGGACAACAGCCGTCTCTAATGCGTCAGATCCCAGAGGATGTTTAGCTCACCTGCTGCCACTGAGCCACAGGGACCTCATTCAACCTCTGTGTAAAAGATTTTGGGTGGTCTTGAAGTTAGCTGACAGATTACAGGGCAATGGACCAAACCTTCTTGGGTACCCCACCCTCTTACCCACTCCAGACACTCCCCACCCGACTCCAGCTCTGACTTATAGCATCACAAAAATGTTTCCGAGAGATCCTTGCCCTTTACGTACCCTCCAACTGTTTGATCCTCTGCTGATGGTTGACTATCCCCTTCGCTAAGAGGCTCCCTGTTTGATTCAATGATTCAATGGTCTAGGAATAAAGCAAACTATGAGAAGAGGAGCAGCTCTGCTGTGGCACCCAGCTCTAGTTAAAACAAACTACCATTTCTGTTATGGCTATGTgtcacacccatactgtactatGTGACGGAGCAAATTACACAATACAATGGACCTGTGAAGGGAGATGTGGACACTGAACAAATGATTGGGCAGGAAGGTATAGGATTAGAACCCAGTGTAGTCTTCTGCTgccatagcccatccacttcaaggtttgatgtgttgtgtgttcaaaaatgctctctgcacaccactactggttatttgagttactgtcacctacctgtctcttgaaccagtctggtcattctcctctgatctctctcattaacaagtcatttttgcccacagaactgccactcactggatgttttttgtttgtcACACCTtgctataaactctagagactggtgtgcctgaaaatctcaggagatcaccAGTTTCAGAGATGCTCAAACCATCCCATTTGGCATCAACAATCCCTCCACGGTCAAAGTCTTTTCTTTCCCATTCAGATGTTTGCTTTGAACAACAACAGAACTTCTTggcatgcctgcatgcttttatgcattgagttgctgcctaatgattgtctgattagatgTATGtgctaatgagcaggtgtacacatgtacctaaagtggccactgagtgtatattgtttTGTTGTTGCTCTGCTTAGCAATGTgaaggtacagcttcatctgctAATGTTTATGTCACAAAATATTGTATTCCTGAACTGGAGCTTGCCTGACTCTGTACTGTGCAGGGAAGGGTCATTCTACTATAACTCAACTTTCAGAGCCCAGAAGCAAAAAACAAAGATGatgttagaaatctgaaacacaAAGAGCTAAATGTTGAAAGACACAGAAGGGCATGCAGCATCcacagagagagaaatagaattgATGACCCGAACTCCCTACCCTCTGCCCCTGCCTTATCATGAAAACTCACTGACCCAAAAAGCCAACTCTGCCCTGAGTATGCCAAGTAGCAGTCAGTTCTGATACAAACTGGAAaggctggttatctgaaattgttgaatccAATATTGAGCCCTAAAGGCAGTAGAGTACACAGAGGGAGGATGACGAGAAGTTCTTCAAGCTCACAGTGGTGTTTATTGGATCAGTGTGAGAGGGCAGAGTGAGAGATGGATGGAAAATTAAGGTGCCATGCAAAGTTCTTGTTTTTCTTCCCACTCTCTTTTTTCCTCATTGACATGCTCTCAGACAGTTTAATTGACATTAGTGTTTTCATCAATTCCAACAAGCATCATCCATTTTCTGATGGTCTCCACTTTGTTAGACATTCTGTTTGTTCTCTCCTGCCTTCTGTGACCCTGCAAGTTAATACATGCCTGGATTCTGTGTTTCTCAGTTATGCTAAAGGTTTGTAAGAACATTAATGCTGTTCCTCACTCCCACCCATTCTGCATGACGTCCTGAGTATTTCCttcattttctcttttttaaaaaatttcagaTTGCAATATTTCACTATGGGAGGTAAAAAATAAGCTGAGAAGTCATAAAAATAAATTCCTGCCTGAGTCATACTTTGGTTTGGATTTCAATCTGGAACTTGATGATCTCGAGTTCCTCTATCAGGTGCTTGATATCTGGTGGAGATCCCGAGTGTGTGCCAGTTAAGCACTGTATCTCATTGAATGTGGTGTCTGAAACACAGGAGAGGTTCGTTATACCTGTTGATCAAACAGTGTCTGTTTGTTAATCAGTTCTGATGGACGAGACGTCTGAGCTGAAATATTAAGATATATCTGAACCCACCTTTCTGGTGACAACTGCCAAACTTCAACATCTGCTGCGAAGGAAGAAAATAACATCAGAGACTCAAAACCAACTTCCAGGAGAGCTTCTCACTGACTGAAACCTTACTTGTTCTCTAAGCAAGAAAGGAATTCTCTTTGAAGTGTCTGCCACACTTGGTTAGCAAAGGCTTCTCCATCTCTTTGTACTAACATTTTTTCTGCTTAACAAAAAACTTATGTTGTTGTTCAACTCAGCGGATTCTGGAGTTTCAAATAAACCATCTCCCACTCTGCCCTCTCATATtgacccagtgaagcccaaaaTGAAATCCTCACAAGTCATTAAGCCTCAAAGTTTTTGTTATCTGTACATTTAAAAAGTATGCTTCAGTGACCCTGGTCTAATTTATTAATTAACAGAAGAAACACAGGCTGCCCTTGGGTAACAATGGTTTCCAGTTTTACAGATGTCTGTAAATCAGTTTTGTCCTCAAGTTGCAATCTGTACAAAATTAACTCTTTGGGAACCATTCCTCCACAGTATTGTAATGAACGTCATCAAAAGCACTTAAGATCACCCCACTATAGgcaggatgctgaggctttggagagggtgcagaagaggtttaccaggatgctgcctggtttagagggcttgtgctatcatgagaggctggacaaactttggttgttttctctggagcagcaaagatctgatagaggtttataagattgagaggcatGGATGAgcagacagagagtatctgtttcccaggctTGCAATgtctaccagagggcatgcattcaaggtgagagggtataggtttaaggggatatgaggggtaagattttacccagagagtggtggatgcctggtagGCGCTGTCTGgtatagtggtagaggcaaatacattagggcttttaagagacatttggatgggCAGGTGGGTGTAAGGAAGATGGAagcatatggacattgtgtaggtaggagtgaTTAGTATTtggatgtttttgatttgctttttagccggttcagcacaacattgtgggccgaatggcctgttcctgtgctgtactcttctatgttccatGGAAGATGgataagaaagaacaattactaaAAGTAGATAAAAGCCAtgtctcatagaacatagaatgtatgCACATATGTTGGACTTCTAAACTTAATAATATTATGGGGATTGTTTGTAGGGATGTCTTATCAGTGGGGTATTTTTAACCTGGGAATGACCTGGATTTGAAATGtaagaaaactgcagatgctggaaatctgaagtagaaTTAAAGTACAGGTACTATTCAGCAGGTCTGGAAGCATCTTTTGAAgtagaaacagagttaatattttggGTGGATATATCTCCATTAAATGTTTATACTGCCTGATATGCTGGGTGTGTCCAGCAATCTGGTTTTGTTACTTTCATCAGAATGTAATTAAAATCAGGATGTAAAATCTGTTTCTCCCCCAGGAGACCCTCTGAGCTACAGTttgtgaaatattaactgtttcccTCCCACTGAGCTATGGTATGGCTGATGTCAGTACGTGACCTACCATTGTATCTCCGTTGTCATCGGTGACCTCTTGAGACAGTAGAGAAATATCTATATTCATCTTTCCAATTTAGTGAACTGCAAAACAAAAAGAAGGATCATTTGAAGCATTCCAAACTGCaaatgactttgactttgaccgaTGACGGATGCTTTCCAGGAACTCACTGCCTTTTTTACCCTTGAACAAAGATCCTTGATAGGCATCAGTGTCCATCTCTCATTGTCCTTGAACTGAGTAACTTGATGCGATGTCAGAAGACTGACAGAATGGCTCTGGAAACATATGGATAAGGGGGACAAACTTCTTCTCCCAAAGAACATTAGTAAATTGGTCAGATTTTCATGATTCCAACTTATTGCTTTAAATTCCAAAGAACTTATGCTGAGATGCCATTTGATGCCACCGCTTCAAGCCATTATTCCATCCCTCTGGACCACCAGACTAGTCCAGTATCATTCCCACCAAACTACGTGCACTTTAGTGCAGGGTGTTCCAGAGTTTGCAAGATTTTACAGACACCTGAATGAGTTTTCCCAGCAACCCAATGAGATGGACCTTCAGATATTGTTGATTGAATTGGCTTCCATATCTTCCAAAGGAAGATTTTCTTTGTAGTTTGCCAGTGCTTTATGACAAATGGCAGAACCCCTGTCCTGTGCCGAGCATATAGGTTTCAGCTCTGTGCTCTCCAGTCGTGCTCCCTCTTCAGATTCTTTGTGATACCGCAAGAAAGTACAGGAGGTGACCATTCAGACCATCTCAAGCAATCTAGAAACACTCTGCAATAAATTACCAATTTAATATGCAATTTCACACCAATATTTCTATCTGTAAATCCAGTCCATATCTTTCTCTTTCTGTaaagtgcaggattccccaaagattaacttgcagattgagtcagtgttaagcaaggcaaatacaatgtttgcATTGATttgaagaggactggaatataaaagaaaggatgaaATGACCATATGTGGAGAAAATGCAattctgggccccatatctaggAAAGAAAGTGCTGGCATTTGGAGATGGTCAAAggcaggtttacaagaatgatcttgATAATAAGAGCATTTgaaggttctgggcctgtacgaaacagagtttagaagaatggggaggtttacaacaatgattccaggaataaaagggttaatgaatgaggagtgtttgataactctgggcctATATTTGTTATAGTTTATTAGAATGataggggatctcactgaaacctagaTGAGATCCTAGAAAGGCTTAGAAAGAGGAGAGGATGTACccaattgtgggagagtctaggaccagaggacattgcctcagaatagaagaacatccctttaggaTAGAAATAAAGAGGAATATCTTTAACTagaaaatggtgaatctgtggaattcattgccgcagttTGGTGTAGGGGCCAGCTTATTGAGTACATTTAAGGTGgacgttgataggttcttgattagtaagagtgacaaaggttatgaagagaaggcaggagaacggggttaagAGAaaggtaaatcagccatgatcaaaggaagagcagacttgattatgctcctatgtcttctgcaTGATGATAAGAACTTCCTAAAATCAATACACATTTGTTCTGTTGTCATTATTTGGCTTGAAATAATTTTCCAAAACCCTCTTTTCTCATAACATCTATATCCAATGTAAAGGGACTTCAGTGACCAGACAGACAATAATTACAATTTTGTCATTTCAAGGTTACTGCTTCTGTCACGTAAACCCTCTTATTGTAAAGTGGAATTTGCCAAATAGAGGATTGTTCAGCCACTGATGTCAAAAGCATAAGGTTGGGATAAAGGGTTGTGTCCACTGGAGGAGAGTACAAAGCAGGAGAGTACCAGAGGTGATGATGGCAGATGGCCCCTCCTTGCTCCATCTGTGATGTCCATTTGTCTCCAAGCAGGTGGCACCCAGCAACAACTTAGAACTGATGTAGGGCTGAGGAACCTGACTGCCTGATTAACAACCAATCTCTGAAGAGATTCAGAAGCTCATCCTGGAAAGAACAATGGGGCAGACACTTCCTATCTGGAATACATAAGTGCCCGCAGCCACAGCATTCAATATTCACCTTGTACGTCCTCCCTCCTCTTCCCACCAGCCTGACATACTTCCTACCTCAAggacctcttcctctctcctaaCTAACATCTTTCCCTTGCTGGCTCTTATTCTGGATTCCCAAAGCAATGACTTGCTTCATTATGTTTATGGAAGCCCAGAAACAGCACGTTGTCAATTTACCAGTACATCAGAGAGGTTGGTCCCACAGGGTACTTCCCTTCTGCATTTCTATTACCAGTTGTATTTTAGTTTAATATAATTGTGCAGATGGTCTAAATATTTGCATGAGATTATCACTTCCACTATCTTCcatgtttaaagtacatttattatcaaaatatatatatatattgtacaaTCTTGGGATTTGTcacctcacaggcagccacaaataaagaaacccaaaagaacccgtaAAAAATTACCatgaaacacccaatgtgcaaagagagagagcgcgagagagagagagagagagagagagagagagagagagagagagagagagagagagagagagagagagagagagagagagagagagaaagacaaatCGAGCAACCAAGAACAGtaagcattcagaatgaaagtgagtccacagacacaaAGCCGGAGCAGCCAGTGCAGGCCACAGACTCAGCTCCACGTAGCACTGAGTAAACATTGTGgagtcctcagacacaaagcccagagcaggcctCAGCCTTGACCGTAATTCAGCACAGAGTCAAAACATCACGGAACAGTGAGCAGAACCGGCCCGGCCCTCACCCGCCTCTGAGACCCAGGCCCTGGACTCTGCCACCACGTCTCAGCCCATCCCCAACCCTTACAAATCAGCCTGGCACTTGGATCGATCAAACTTTACTCTCGGCTTAGGTGGATGGGTCTCAAATCTGCCTCTCCCTCGCTCCAACTTGGCTTCAAATATGCCTCCATCGACCTTGTCTCGTATCCGCATGCTCCGACCCTCAATTCAGTCTGGCCTTTGCTCACCTCCCCATTATTTGCAGTGATTGTTTACCAAGAATTTTACAAGAACAAGTGTTATTTATCAAGTATTTAACTGTATTCTTTGTTTTGCTTGCCACGACCAGTAAGTAGTTGCTGGATTTCACCAGCACTGCCTTAAGCCCACTTGTATAGTTTTGAAGACCCAAGCAACTGATCAACACATTCTTAGACAATACAACATTCAGGATCCTCTGGGACGTTAGTGATGTTGGCACATTGAGCTGACTTgagaagttaaagtctgtcccgagccatataggctcatcaggccggtgcttatttccagtttccgtggcgtgaagcgactgagagtacgagactctcccccagataggacgccagtctatcgcgaggttaacccccagcatttttgccggtacccattttcagctgggtggactggagcaatgtgtggttaagtgccttgctcaaagacacacacactaccctggctggggctcgaactcacgaccttcagatcgttagtccaacaccttaaccacttggccatgtgccacgCGACTTGAGAAGTTGGGTAGTGGTAAAGGTACTCCCATGTAACCCAACTTCCATAGATAGAGTGAGAACACTTGGGTGCCTCTGACTTCTGCATAGTACTGCAGTAAATTTACAGATTGCACTCATCTGCTGCTGCTACAAAAAACCGTgacctatgtgagtgatgataaacctcgATTTAGATattggtctctattgtggactgggagcaggaggggagcagggagaggggaatcgtggttgggacaCCCACTCAGAAaccagaaactggtggggaaactgtcGTTGCTGGGTCTCAAAACCCACCTCTGCAATTGGAcactggacttcttaacagtaaggccacagtcagACTGGGTGGGCAGCAATGTCTCTTGTCCCATTATGCTGAGCACAGGCGCTCTCCCCAAGGCGGTGTGCTCAGCCAGCTGCTGTTCACACAGCTAACTCATGACTGTGTTGTAGGGtccagctcaaactgtgtcaccaagtttgtggatgacacgacagtggttggccttatcaagaaTAACAATGAGGAGACagagtatagagaggaagtggagtggctGGCGGATTAGTGTGAGAAGGACAGCCTAAGCCTGAATGtgaagaagacaaaggaaattattgtggacttcaggaaggtgcagacgaACGATAGCCCTCTGTGAATAtatggctcctctgtagagaaACTTAAGTGCATCAAATTCCTGGGAGTTtacatcatggatgacctcacctgatCGCTTGATATCACTTCCCTGAACAAGGCGGCACAGCAGCGTCTCCACTTCCTAAGCAGACTAAGTCAAGCAATGTTCCCTTGCCTGGTCTCTCAGGGCATGCCAACCTTGAccctggcactctttctctgccacctgtcccacaccctccctGGAGCACTCCTCCCTTTCCATTCTCATcatcctttgttcccaccagatGTATAAACTCGCTCTCTTCTCCTTGTTGAAAAATATGGTACTGTGCAATTCCCCGTTTCAAAAGGAGAATTGTTGGACAAACGTGAGAAAGAGTTGCAGGGGTACAGGGAAATAGCAGGGAGATCCCCAGGAATATGGTATGGacctgataggccaaatggcctgtcacACCTTTTTCTATTTCTTCTTCTTGTAAAGTTTATTGGTAGTTGGCAGATCAACGTAAGGTGCATGACCGTCACCTACTGCATTGGAGTGTGGTGGAAGTATACCCACTGAAccgcactcccccccccccacaagaacCTCATGATATCAAAAAGTCTAGAGCTTCAGAAAGTCAGATACGCACTACAATATCCATTACAATGTTGGtgatatcctaacaaactttcCATGTTCAACCCTGTCTGTCCTAAAAATCTCAATTTAGTATCCAGAGGTTTCCTTTGCGCCTCAGAAGAATTGCAATCAAACAGTATATGCTGCACTGTTTCTTGACAAGTGCACTCCTACAAGTGACCTTCTTATGCAAATTAATTCTGAACAAAGAATTATTCAACCTTGTTTGACAAATACGTAAACATTTAAGTATAACTTCGTCTGTCCTTTTATTCACCATCTCACAATCAAGTTCTCATCATCCTCTGAATTTTATATAAACGCTGtcctttcttttccttatccCAACTTTGTTGCCATGGTGATCGAAAAGACTTTTTAGTTAGGGTTTTCATCTTCCCTTTATGCAAAGACACTACTACTTTTATATCCTTAATCTTAAGTGATTGCTTGGCTAGAATGTCTGCCACCTCACTACTTTCAACCCCAACACCGGCGGGAACCCATAAGAATTGGATACAGAAGCCTGGCCCCGCAGCTTCAACAGATGCTGTCAGATCTCAAAAGGAATGTCTGGCTTACGGATTTGAAGTACCTGTTTTAATTGAAGTGAAGAGCAAGAGTGAATCAGAGCATAGAAGTACTGAATCAGGGTGTTCTACTTCCAATCATTCCAAGGCCAAAATGATAACAACCATCCCAGACGGGAACACTGATACTTTGATAATTTTTTCTTATCAGCCACCCAATTCTTGGAAACACAGACAGAAACACCTGAACGACTTGTCAGTGGATCTTTTGAACCATCTGTGTagatttgcctatcgccacaacaggtctacagcagattctatctcaatggctctctgtgcacttggaccacctggacaatggaagtacctatgtcaggatgctgttcattgactatagcacagcgtttaacaccatcattcctacagtcctgatcagaAAAgcacagaacctgggcctctgtacttctctCTGCACCTGGATCctcgacaatcaacactggcacactacAGGGacgtgtgcttagcctactgctctactccctctacacccaaattgtgtggctaagcacagctcaaaggacATCTATAAATTGTTATGATACCATTGTtggcaaaatctcagatggtgaaggGAATACACAAGCGAGATATATTGAAATGAACTGAATTGATTTTATAACTTATATCCTTCCTATAcgaggagcaaaaatctttatgttacgtgtctaaatgtgcaatgtatagtaatttataataaatagcatgtacaacaggacagtcaacataacatagaaatacaattgtatcagcatgaattaatcaatctgatggcctgctgggagaagctgtcccggagcctgttggtcctggcttttatgctgcaataccacttcctggatggtagcaactggaacagtttgtagttgggtGACTCGGGTCAACAATAATGCTTTGGCtacttttacacacctgtcactggaaatgtcctgaatagtgggaagttcacatctactgatgcgctgggctgtccacatcactctctgcagagtcctgcgattgaaggaagcacagtttccattccaggcagtgatgcagccagtcaggatgctctcaattgtgcccctgtagaaagttcttagaatttggggggccCTAACCAAACTTGCTcatctgtctgaggtgaaagaggcgctgttgtgcgtttttcaccacacagccggtatgtacaggccAGATGAGATCCAGTTAgttgaatggtgttgcaacaacaaccttgcacccaacatcagcaagaccaaagagctgattgtggactcaggaagggtaagacaagggaacgcaAACCtaccctcacagagggatcagaagtggagagagtgagcaattttaagttcctgggtgtcaatatatctgaggatttaacctggccCCAACgtgttgatgcagttataaagaaggtaaggcagtggttatatttcattcagacattgagaagatttggtttatcagctaaaacactcaaaaacttctacaaatgtattgtggagagcattctgactggctgcatcatcataggtatggggggggggggtgctactacacaagatcaaagtaagctgcagaaacttgtaaaattggcTCCATCAAAGGTACTAGCCTTCATAatatctaagacatcttcaaggagcagtggtTCAGAAAGTTGGCAACCAGCActgaggacccccaccaccagaacattcaagattcaagattcaaaaacgtTATTGTCATTTTaactgtacatcagctctgcagggcaaaatgagacagcgtttcccaggaacaGTGCAATc
Protein-coding regions in this window:
- the LOC132406547 gene encoding golgin subfamily A member 5-like isoform X2, producing the protein MNIDISLLSQEVTDDNGDTMMLKFGSCHQKDTTFNEIQCLTGTHSGSPPDIKHLIEELEIIKFQIEIQTKTIESLNQTGSLLAKGIVNHQQRIKQLEEEVRKLNMSSNIEEDRISLMIDKRIEHLTELSSNLAKPQQSSQQAENQVQSTDTANQAENPATEMHESKSFLWEEYESLRNEIEKINRKLSVQEDDLVSSLTDCKILKQNQKNYDQILESLIQRCSQLQPPDTEQEIRDIKQAIVEMQEQIRNPCSCSSRSETIDKRGSNTVLKQLMEENCSASDSDSDTW
- the LOC132406547 gene encoding golgin subfamily A member 5-like isoform X1; translated protein: MNIDISLLSQEVTDDNGDTMQMLKFGSCHQKDTTFNEIQCLTGTHSGSPPDIKHLIEELEIIKFQIEIQTKTIESLNQTGSLLAKGIVNHQQRIKQLEEEVRKLNMSSNIEEDRISLMIDKRIEHLTELSSNLAKPQQSSQQAENQVQSTDTANQAENPATEMHESKSFLWEEYESLRNEIEKINRKLSVQEDDLVSSLTDCKILKQNQKNYDQILESLIQRCSQLQPPDTEQEIRDIKQAIVEMQEQIRNPCSCSSRSETIDKRGSNTVLKQLMEENCSASDSDSDTW